The Sporomusa termitida genome has a window encoding:
- a CDS encoding IS3 family transposase (programmed frameshift), producing the protein MKQFSAEFKLQAVKRVEATGGPVSKVAAELGINENTLHGWLKKYREKPNAPFPGSGKLSPDDERLRKLERENRDLREENEILKKAGSVLREEPEIKRFKFIKANRQTYRVEKLCKVLGVSRSGYYAWENRPKSQRDLENEAILAQIEQLHQTKRHVYGCRKIYQELRRKGLRVNHKRIERLMKQAGIHSKTAKIFKATTNSKHALAVAENLLNREFTASRPNQKMVSDITYLWTEEGWLYVAAIIDLCGQRVVGLSMSERMTKELVMQALDSVCKRARPPHGVLIHSDRGSQYCSKDYQDVLKERGFICSMSRKGNCWDNAPMEAFWGKMKYEWLIGQRFQTREQARAAVFEYVEIFYNRQRIHATNGYRTPEEYYLLAMAA; encoded by the exons GTGAAACAGTTTAGCGCCGAGTTTAAACTGCAAGCGGTGAAAAGAGTAGAAGCGACCGGTGGGCCGGTATCCAAAGTGGCAGCCGAGTTAGGGATCAATGAGAATACGCTTCATGGGTGGTTGAAAAAGTATCGGGAAAAACCTAATGCCCCTTTTCCCGGCAGCGGCAAGCTCAGTCCAGACGATGAGCGGCTAAGAAAGCTAGAACGAGAAAATCGTGACCTGCGGGAGGAAAATGAGATTTTAAAAAAGGCGG GCAGCGTACTTCGCGAAGAACCAGAAATAAAACGGTTCAAATTTATCAAAGCTAACCGCCAAACCTATCGGGTGGAGAAGCTGTGCAAAGTGCTGGGGGTATCCCGCAGTGGCTACTATGCATGGGAAAATCGCCCGAAAAGCCAAAGGGACTTAGAAAACGAGGCCATCTTGGCGCAGATTGAGCAACTTCATCAAACGAAACGCCATGTTTATGGTTGCCGTAAAATCTATCAAGAGTTGCGCCGTAAGGGTCTGAGAGTAAATCATAAGCGGATAGAACGCCTGATGAAGCAGGCGGGCATTCACTCTAAAACAGCCAAAATATTCAAGGCCACTACGAATTCGAAACATGCCCTTGCCGTTGCCGAAAACCTGTTAAACCGTGAGTTTACAGCCTCCAGGCCCAATCAAAAAATGGTCAGTGACATCACCTATCTATGGACGGAGGAAGGCTGGCTGTACGTGGCTGCCATCATTGACCTATGCGGGCAAAGAGTGGTCGGATTATCCATGAGTGAGCGGATGACCAAAGAACTGGTCATGCAGGCGTTAGACAGTGTCTGCAAGCGAGCTCGGCCGCCCCACGGCGTACTCATTCACTCCGATCGTGGCAGCCAGTATTGCTCTAAGGATTATCAGGATGTACTCAAAGAGCGCGGATTTATTTGCAGCATGTCCAGGAAGGGCAACTGTTGGGACAACGCACCAATGGAGGCATTTTGGGGCAAGATGAAATATGAATGGCTGATCGGGCAACGGTTTCAGACCCGCGAACAGGCCAGGGCCGCCGTATTTGAATAT
- a CDS encoding class I SAM-dependent methyltransferase — protein MKKPALTFNEVASLYHAIRPRYPQELFNDLFRLTSLPQHARILEIGAGTGIATLELIKRGFHVVALEPGAQMASFLKENLKEYKPEVVVSTFEAWTPPKEPFDLVVSFTAFHWLDPQTRYQRIYNILAHKGYLAIVKYHHVAGGDQEFFYEVQKYYQKYKPNDLELKLIEPSKFKPHYQDFYNNALFKESITCNYLTEETYSCAEYEQLLLTYSDHRMLEEKKRLMLLNDIGKLIDQNYGGQIRKCYLHQLIVAGRDKGTGTLSRE, from the coding sequence ATGAAAAAACCGGCCTTAACATTTAATGAGGTGGCGAGCCTTTATCATGCAATTCGCCCCCGTTATCCGCAAGAATTATTTAATGACCTTTTCCGGCTGACCAGCCTACCTCAGCATGCTCGTATTCTTGAAATTGGCGCAGGTACTGGAATTGCAACGCTTGAACTGATAAAACGAGGTTTTCATGTAGTTGCATTGGAACCAGGCGCACAAATGGCTTCATTTCTTAAAGAGAATTTAAAAGAATATAAGCCGGAAGTGGTCGTTTCAACATTTGAGGCTTGGACACCACCAAAAGAACCATTTGATTTAGTAGTTTCGTTTACCGCTTTTCATTGGCTTGATCCACAAACACGTTATCAAAGGATTTATAATATTCTTGCTCACAAAGGGTATTTAGCGATAGTAAAGTATCATCATGTAGCGGGTGGAGATCAGGAATTTTTTTATGAAGTACAAAAGTATTATCAAAAATATAAACCAAATGACTTAGAATTAAAATTGATAGAACCTAGCAAATTTAAACCCCATTACCAAGATTTTTATAATAATGCGTTGTTTAAAGAATCAATTACATGTAATTATCTTACAGAGGAGACTTATAGTTGTGCAGAATATGAACAACTGCTATTAACCTATTCTGATCACCGTATGCTCGAAGAAAAGAAGCGTTTAATGCTTCTTAATGATATTGGCAAGTTAATAGACCAGAATTATGGTGGTCAAATACGTAAATGCTATCTGCATCAATTGATAGTAGCCGGAAGGGACAAGGGGACAGGTACCTTGTCCCGAGAATAA